The nucleotide sequence ATCACTTTCCAGAACTACTTCCGTATGTACGGCAAGTTGGCTGGTATGACAGGTACTGCTGATACTGAAGCTTATGAGTTCAAGGAAATCTATAGTCTTGAGACTGTAGTCATTCCTCCAAATCGTATTAGCCAAAGAAAAGATCGCCAAGATCAGATCTATAAGACATCGCGCGAGCGTTACGACGCAGTGATCAAGGATATTGAGGATTGTTACAAGCGTGGTCAGCCTGTCTTGGTAGGCACAACTTCGATTGAGAACTCAGAGCTGATTGCAGGCTTGTTAGATCAACGCAAATTGCCGCATCAGGTCTTGAATGCGAAACAGCATGCTCGCGAAGCCGAGATCATTGCTCAGGCTGGTAGACCAAAGATGATTACCATTGCTACTAATATGGCAGGTCGTGGAACAGACATTGTTTTGGGTGGTAACGTGGGTAAGCAGTCCTCTTTAATTGAGGCGGACACAGCTCTTTCAGATGCAGAAAAAGCGGGCAAGATTAAGATTTTGCAGGACGAATGGCAAAGCTTGCATGATCAAGTATTAGTTGCAGGTGGTTTGCACATTATTGGCACGGAGCGCCATGAGAGTCGTCGTATTGATAATCAGCTGCGTGGTCGCGCTGGTCGTCAGGGTGATCCAGGCTCCTCCCGCTTCTACCTTTCTTTAGATGATTCGCTTTTGCGTATTTTCGCTGGAGATCGTCTACGTGCAGTCATGGATCGCCTTAAGATGCCAGATGGTGAGCCAATTGAAGCGGGCATGGTCACTCGTTCCATTGAGTCAGCTCAGCGTAAAGTGGAAGGCCGTAACTTTGATATTCGTAAGCAATTGTTGGAGTACGACGACGTTGCCAATGATCAGCGTAAAGAAACTTATCGCCTCAGAAATGAAGTATTAGAAAGTAGTGATGTTGGAGATCTGATTGCTAACTTGCGCGAAGATGTATTGCGCGGCATTTGCGCTCTATACATTCCTTTGGAGTCTATGGAAGAGCAGTGGGACTTGCTTGGCTTGGAAAAGGTATTGGCCAGCGACTGGGGCTTAACAGTTGATCTGAAAAATTGGGTTGAAAATGCTGCGTCTATGGACGATGAGCAAATTGTTGATCGTGTACTGGCGGCCGCAACAGAAACTTATGATGCAAAAGTAGAACTTTCTGGACGTACATCTTTCGCTGGCTTTGAGCGCTCGGTTTTGCTTTATAGCTTAGATACCCATTGGCGTGAACATTTAGCAGCCTTAGACCATTTGCGCCAAGGCATCCATTTACGTGGCTATGCTCAAAAAGATCCAAAACAAGAATACCGCCGTGAAGCATTTGAGCTGTATGGTGAGTTGCTCAATGTCATCAAGAATGATGTTGTGAAAAGCATTATGACGGTGCAGATTCGTAGTGCCAGTGAGTTAGATGAAGCCTCCGAGTCAATCAATGAGGATTTAGCCAAACTCTCAGATGTGCAATATCAGCATGCTGATACAGACCTTGAGGTGGCTGGATCAACTGGCGATCGTGGCGCAGCCATCGAAATTGCTCCAGCGCCATTACGTGCTGGTCCTAAGGTAGGCCGCAATGATCCTTGTACCTGCGGAAGTGGTAAGAAATATAAGAACTGCTGCGGCGCGTTAAGTTAAGCCAAATAGAATCTAAAAGAGCTGTTAGACCCGGCAGTTCTGCAAGGCCTCATCTACAATTGTCAGACCATGACAGTTAACCTACCACTCCCCCAAAAAGACCAACTAAAGCCTGTCAAAGGTTTTCAGATGGGCATCGCTGAAGCTGGAATCAAAAAAGCCAATCGCAAAGATTTATTGGTGATGACCTTAGTCCCTGGCTCACAAGTTGCCGGTGTTTTTACTTTAAATCGTTTCTGCGCTGCGCCGGTTCAGGTTTGCCGAGAGCATTTGGCTTTAGATGGTTCTAAAGGCGAGATTCGCGCTTTGGTGGTCAATACTGGTAATGCCAATGCAGGTACTGGTGAGCGAGGCATGCAAGATGCTTTAGCAACTTGTACTGAGTTAGCTAAAGAGCTCAAGATTAATTCAGAGCAAATTCTTCCGTTTTCAACGGGTGTGATTCTTGAACCGCTGCCAATTGATCGGTTGATTGCTGGATTGCCTAAGGCAGTCGCCAATCTAGGCGAAGACCATTGGCTTGATGCGGCAGAAGCTATCATGACAACGGATACGCAGCCTAAGGCGACATCAGTAATAGTGCAGACTCCAGCTGGGCCTGTGACTATTACCGGTATCTGTAAGGGCGCAGGAATGATTCACCCTAATATGGCAACTATGTTGGGATTCATCGCAACTGATGCTGGTTTTGCGCAGGGCCTACTTGCTGCCTTGACTCAAGAGGTTGCTGATCAATCATTTAACGTCATTACGATTGATGGTGATACTTCGACAAATGACTCATTCATCATCATGGCAACTGGTCAATCAGCCGTGCAGATTAAATCAGTGGATGATATTAGTTATGGCGTAGTTCGGACTGCGTTAATTGATCTCGCACGTAAGCTTGCTCAAATGATTGTGCGAGATGGTGAGGGCGCTACAAAATTCATTACGATTGATGTGCAAGGCGGCAAGACTGAAAAGGAGTGTCGTTTGGTAGCAGAGGCAATCGCCCACTCGCCTTTAGTAAAGACAGCCTTCTTTGCGAGTGACCCTAACTTAGGCCGTATTCTTGCTGCGATTGGCTACGCTGGCATTACTGATCTTGATGTGAGCCA is from Polynucleobacter sp. MG-Unter2-18 and encodes:
- the secA gene encoding preprotein translocase subunit SecA; protein product: MVIGLLKTLVGSRNDRLLKQYRKVVAKVSAFEPSMQALDDAALQAKTAEFKSRLAAGESLDDIAPEAFAVVREASTRVMKMRHFDAQMMGGLALHQGKIAEMGTGEGKTLTATLPVYLNALTGNGVHVITVNDYLAQRDAEWMSTLYNFLGMKVGVNLSQMDHTTKQEAYAADITYGTNNEFGFDYLRDNMVQDLGQRVQRGLAYAIVDEVDSILIDEARTPLIISGQAEDHTDLYIKINALPAYLERQIGEEKADGTGVEKPGDYWVDEKSNQVYLTERGHDKAETVLVEIGALNDGDSLYAPQNITLMHHVYAALRAHTLYNRDQQYVVQNNEVIIVDEFTGRLMQGRRWSDGLHQAVEAKEGVQIQNENQTLATITFQNYFRMYGKLAGMTGTADTEAYEFKEIYSLETVVIPPNRISQRKDRQDQIYKTSRERYDAVIKDIEDCYKRGQPVLVGTTSIENSELIAGLLDQRKLPHQVLNAKQHAREAEIIAQAGRPKMITIATNMAGRGTDIVLGGNVGKQSSLIEADTALSDAEKAGKIKILQDEWQSLHDQVLVAGGLHIIGTERHESRRIDNQLRGRAGRQGDPGSSRFYLSLDDSLLRIFAGDRLRAVMDRLKMPDGEPIEAGMVTRSIESAQRKVEGRNFDIRKQLLEYDDVANDQRKETYRLRNEVLESSDVGDLIANLREDVLRGICALYIPLESMEEQWDLLGLEKVLASDWGLTVDLKNWVENAASMDDEQIVDRVLAAATETYDAKVELSGRTSFAGFERSVLLYSLDTHWREHLAALDHLRQGIHLRGYAQKDPKQEYRREAFELYGELLNVIKNDVVKSIMTVQIRSASELDEASESINEDLAKLSDVQYQHADTDLEVAGSTGDRGAAIEIAPAPLRAGPKVGRNDPCTCGSGKKYKNCCGALS
- the argJ gene encoding bifunctional glutamate N-acetyltransferase/amino-acid acetyltransferase ArgJ, which gives rise to MTVNLPLPQKDQLKPVKGFQMGIAEAGIKKANRKDLLVMTLVPGSQVAGVFTLNRFCAAPVQVCREHLALDGSKGEIRALVVNTGNANAGTGERGMQDALATCTELAKELKINSEQILPFSTGVILEPLPIDRLIAGLPKAVANLGEDHWLDAAEAIMTTDTQPKATSVIVQTPAGPVTITGICKGAGMIHPNMATMLGFIATDAGFAQGLLAALTQEVADQSFNVITIDGDTSTNDSFIIMATGQSAVQIKSVDDISYGVVRTALIDLARKLAQMIVRDGEGATKFITIDVQGGKTEKECRLVAEAIAHSPLVKTAFFASDPNLGRILAAIGYAGITDLDVSQVQMWLGDVWVAKNGGRNPAYQEADGQRVMQAPEITIKIDLGRGLAQQTMWTCDLSHDYVSINADYRS